The Candidatus Methylomirabilota bacterium genomic sequence GGAGATGGTGATGCCGGGGGACAACGTGACGATGACGATCGAGTTGATCCAGCCGGTGGCCATGGAGAAGGAGCTGCGGTTCGCGATTCGGGAGGGGGGGCGCACGGTGGGCGCCGGCGTCGTCGCGGAGATCGCGGAGTAAGAACATGGTGACGGTAAGCGCCGACCAGAAGATCCGGATCCGCCTCAAGGCCTATGACCACCATCTTCTCGATCGCTCGATGAGGGAGATCGTGGAGACCGTTCGTCGCACGGGGGCCCGGGTGACGGGCCCCGTGCTGCTCCCGACGATGATCAACCGCTGGACGGTGCTGCGCTCGCCCCACGTGGACAAGACCTCCCGCGAGCAGTTCGAGATGCGGACGCACAAGCGCCTGCTCGACATTCTCGATCCGACCCCCCAGACGGTCGACGCGCTGATGAAACTGGATCTTCCCTCCGGCGTCGACGTCGAGAT encodes the following:
- a CDS encoding elongation factor Tu, whose amino-acid sequence is EMVMPGDNVTMTIELIQPVAMEKELRFAIREGGRTVGAGVVAEIAE
- the rpsJ gene encoding 30S ribosomal protein S10: MVTVSADQKIRIRLKAYDHHLLDRSMREIVETVRRTGARVTGPVLLPTMINRWTVLRSPHVDKTSREQFEMRTHKRLLDILDPTPQTVDALMKLDLPSGVDVEIKL